The Pseudarthrobacter sulfonivorans genome includes a window with the following:
- a CDS encoding fumarylacetoacetate hydrolase family protein, with product MQIVSFRPNGSTEPLRAGFSDNGSVIASSDLGYPDTVRELLTHHSHELTTVLDKARAALATGESATDLAAVHLGPPVPDPDKILCMGLNYLEHIEEASAAVTEFPPVFAKFRNSLIGAADTILMPGISTDIDYEAELAIVIGTRCKNVTVEDALDHVAGYAVFNDVSARDIQFRSHQWTSGKMLDTFGPMGPGITPKEEISDVQALRIQARVNGVTVQDSNTSKMIWPVAETISYLSAIITLEPGDIIATGTPAGVGLAQDPPLWLKANDIVEIEIEGLGLLHNTVKAPQMSGAVKTQARKPKIAAA from the coding sequence ATGCAGATTGTTTCGTTTCGCCCCAACGGTTCGACGGAGCCGCTTCGTGCCGGCTTCAGCGACAATGGCTCCGTCATTGCCAGCTCCGACCTCGGCTACCCCGACACCGTGCGGGAACTGCTCACCCACCACTCACACGAGCTCACCACTGTGCTGGACAAAGCACGCGCAGCGCTGGCCACCGGAGAATCCGCCACTGACCTAGCCGCAGTACACCTGGGCCCGCCCGTGCCCGACCCGGACAAGATCCTCTGCATGGGCCTGAACTACCTCGAACACATCGAGGAAGCCTCGGCCGCCGTCACCGAATTCCCCCCAGTATTCGCGAAATTCCGCAACTCACTGATCGGCGCCGCCGACACCATCCTCATGCCCGGCATCAGCACCGACATCGACTACGAAGCAGAACTCGCCATCGTCATCGGCACCCGCTGCAAAAACGTCACCGTCGAAGACGCCCTGGACCACGTCGCAGGATACGCGGTCTTCAACGACGTCAGCGCCCGCGACATCCAGTTCCGCAGCCACCAATGGACCTCCGGGAAAATGCTCGACACCTTCGGACCCATGGGCCCCGGCATCACCCCCAAAGAAGAAATCAGCGACGTCCAGGCCCTCCGCATCCAGGCCAGAGTCAACGGCGTCACCGTCCAGGACAGCAACACCTCCAAAATGATCTGGCCCGTAGCCGAAACCATCTCCTACCTCAGCGCCATCATCACCCTCGAACCAGGCGACATCATCGCCACCGGCACACCAGCCGGCGTAGGCCTCGCCCAAGACCCACCCCTATGGCTCAAAGCCAACGACATCGTCGAAATCGAAATCGAAGGCCTCGGACTACTCCACAACACCGTCAAAGCACCCCAAATGTCAGGCGCGGTCAAGACACAGGCACGTAAGCCGAAAATAGCCGCTGCCTAG
- a CDS encoding CaiB/BaiF CoA transferase family protein yields the protein MIIDPSGFTSTNTSEGPLSGLRVIDLSTVFAVPYIGGLLSDMGADVIKIESPERLDQTRGGAYGPWLDNVPTEQPWDRSGTFHVINRGKRSLILDLKADAGRKILRDLVDGADILLDNFTPRVLRGWGLTYDVLAENNRGLIHLSNSGYGSTGPWSEYKAQGTTLEYTMGVGGYSGYRGEPPTKIGQSYPDFLAAWTGATAIMAALVHRHRTGEGQWIDMGMYQLGAAVIPEALIATQAGETDIGRRGNDELQAYLSGVFETAESGRWVAISTDERAWDPDVVPASLDGAAGRAARRQILAAWVLAHDPETLIESLHAWGATAAPVNDARDLVLDTQLAHRGFYEWVNVDESTDERPVIGTPYLWEAGGSKVYVRSRAPRYGEHNTEILDELGVPGEEQVALIRAGVVTDGPRKPIQASPFNLDVYLKRGVYSSVDADYRRVIREARFANRQQENA from the coding sequence GTGATTATCGACCCCAGTGGCTTCACCTCGACCAACACCTCCGAAGGGCCTCTCAGCGGCTTGCGCGTAATCGATCTATCTACCGTTTTCGCAGTGCCCTACATTGGGGGGCTGCTTAGCGACATGGGCGCCGATGTCATCAAAATCGAGTCCCCCGAACGCCTCGACCAGACACGCGGAGGTGCATATGGTCCCTGGTTGGACAATGTACCGACCGAACAACCCTGGGACCGGTCCGGGACCTTCCACGTCATCAATCGAGGTAAGCGTTCTCTGATTCTCGACCTCAAGGCTGACGCCGGACGTAAGATACTCCGGGATCTCGTCGACGGAGCAGACATCCTTCTCGACAATTTCACGCCGAGGGTGCTGCGCGGGTGGGGCCTAACATATGACGTCCTTGCTGAAAACAACCGCGGACTCATTCACCTCTCCAACAGCGGCTACGGCTCGACCGGACCGTGGTCTGAATACAAGGCGCAGGGAACCACACTCGAGTACACCATGGGGGTGGGCGGCTACTCCGGATACCGCGGGGAACCGCCCACCAAAATTGGTCAGTCCTACCCCGACTTCCTAGCTGCCTGGACGGGTGCCACTGCCATCATGGCCGCTCTGGTGCATCGGCACCGGACGGGCGAGGGACAGTGGATCGATATGGGGATGTACCAGCTAGGAGCAGCTGTGATCCCTGAAGCGCTCATCGCGACCCAAGCCGGTGAGACCGATATTGGACGCCGCGGCAATGACGAGCTGCAAGCCTACCTCAGCGGTGTCTTCGAGACCGCCGAAAGCGGGCGATGGGTCGCCATCAGCACAGACGAACGAGCATGGGACCCGGACGTCGTACCGGCATCCCTGGACGGAGCTGCCGGCAGGGCTGCCCGCCGCCAAATCCTCGCGGCCTGGGTGCTGGCGCATGACCCCGAGACTCTCATCGAATCCCTCCATGCCTGGGGCGCTACTGCCGCACCCGTGAACGACGCACGGGACTTGGTCCTCGACACTCAGCTCGCCCATCGAGGATTTTACGAATGGGTGAACGTCGACGAGAGCACCGACGAACGTCCGGTCATAGGGACACCGTATCTATGGGAAGCAGGAGGCAGTAAGGTCTACGTGCGGTCCCGGGCACCGAGATACGGGGAACACAACACGGAGATTCTGGACGAGCTAGGCGTTCCCGGCGAGGAACAAGTCGCCTTGATACGGGCGGGTGTTGTGACCGATGGTCCTCGCAAGCCGATACAGGCGAGTCCGTTCAACCTGGATGTCTACCTTAAACGCGGTGTCTACTCGTCGGTTGACGCAGACTACCGACGAGTGATCCGCGAGGCCCGATTCGCGAACCGCCAGCAGGAAAACGCCTAG
- a CDS encoding FAS1-like dehydratase domain-containing protein: MSIVDDEVLAMVGVKGSLRVAPLPLDASTLRRFVHGVMEGNPVHWDEASAQASRYGQVVAPPLWPSHAFVRPSGAHADPLEQLNVDADWDGAAGELFGQLPPVPISLGRLLNGGTSAEFYQLPTIGDVISAQSEYVEIVEREGRTGPMVIVRVLTVYKNQHDHLLSHVTNSLIYR; the protein is encoded by the coding sequence ATGAGCATTGTGGATGACGAGGTTCTCGCCATGGTGGGCGTCAAGGGATCCTTAAGGGTTGCTCCGCTCCCCTTGGACGCCAGTACACTGCGCCGGTTCGTGCATGGAGTCATGGAAGGCAATCCTGTCCACTGGGATGAGGCTTCTGCCCAGGCATCGCGATACGGGCAGGTGGTCGCTCCTCCCTTGTGGCCGTCCCACGCGTTCGTTCGTCCATCTGGTGCCCACGCAGACCCGTTGGAACAGTTGAACGTTGACGCCGATTGGGACGGTGCTGCGGGCGAGTTGTTCGGTCAGTTGCCCCCCGTACCTATATCGCTGGGCCGGCTACTGAACGGCGGCACGTCAGCCGAGTTTTATCAATTGCCCACGATTGGCGACGTAATCAGCGCGCAGTCCGAGTACGTCGAGATTGTCGAGCGCGAGGGTCGCACCGGACCAATGGTCATCGTCCGGGTGCTCACCGTCTATAAGAACCAGCACGATCATCTTCTTTCTCACGTAACGAACTCGCTCATCTACCGATAG
- a CDS encoding CoA transferase, which yields MNEQRGALTGVRVLELSGGIASSFAARILGDFGAEVIKVEPLAGDELRKHAPFMDTADGAPSDVSALFTYLNWNKRSVVVDSENDPAALQHLLSRADIVILGDDKPSIAGWTIVPSELHADIPELTVLCITPFGLNGPQSDWSSSELILQAMSGLMAISGSSEREPLMRGLRQSNYTAGINAAYLALASYFSSLTKGTGALIDLAIRDVLSSELVFNQPTYAFLGAIQARQSEFKDPLTYGEPLLASDAYVTLQTSALIPVSAFAEILGDERLKDARFATAEDRLQHVKDLINILEEAITGWEGRALFQQASDAGLLAGFVQTAQHLLDCPQLQARQVWAEVPNSRAADGQPWKLPAGMVSLSRTPVKIRSWAPELGQDTITEMASLPVGSVR from the coding sequence ATGAACGAGCAACGCGGCGCACTGACTGGAGTCAGGGTCCTTGAGCTCAGCGGCGGCATCGCCTCGTCCTTCGCCGCGAGGATTCTGGGTGACTTCGGGGCAGAAGTCATCAAGGTAGAACCCCTCGCCGGCGACGAGCTGCGAAAGCACGCGCCCTTCATGGACACTGCAGACGGTGCACCTTCTGACGTAAGCGCTCTCTTCACCTACCTGAACTGGAACAAGCGTTCAGTCGTTGTCGATTCGGAAAACGATCCCGCGGCCCTCCAACACCTCTTGAGTCGAGCCGACATCGTGATCCTCGGTGATGATAAACCGAGCATCGCTGGTTGGACAATCGTCCCGTCAGAGCTGCACGCAGACATACCCGAGCTGACCGTCCTGTGCATCACTCCGTTCGGCCTGAACGGGCCACAGTCTGATTGGTCCAGCTCGGAATTGATTCTCCAGGCAATGAGCGGCCTTATGGCCATTAGCGGTTCGAGCGAGCGTGAACCGCTCATGCGAGGACTACGCCAGTCCAACTACACCGCAGGGATAAACGCCGCCTACCTAGCCCTTGCCTCGTACTTCAGCTCCCTCACAAAGGGTACGGGCGCCCTTATCGACCTGGCCATCCGAGATGTCCTCTCCTCAGAGCTGGTCTTCAACCAACCTACGTACGCGTTCCTCGGCGCCATCCAAGCCAGGCAGTCGGAATTCAAGGACCCCCTGACCTACGGGGAGCCGCTACTGGCCAGCGACGCATATGTCACCCTGCAAACCAGTGCACTGATACCTGTCTCAGCCTTCGCAGAAATCCTGGGAGACGAACGGCTAAAGGACGCGCGCTTCGCTACCGCCGAGGACCGCCTTCAGCACGTGAAGGACCTAATCAACATCCTCGAGGAAGCCATCACCGGATGGGAAGGGCGAGCACTATTCCAGCAAGCATCCGACGCCGGCTTGCTCGCCGGGTTCGTCCAGACTGCGCAGCACCTGCTGGACTGCCCGCAGCTCCAGGCCCGACAGGTTTGGGCTGAGGTTCCCAACAGCCGAGCCGCCGACGGACAACCATGGAAACTCCCAGCAGGCATGGTTTCCCTCTCGCGCACTCCCGTGAAAATCCGTTCGTGGGCGCCGGAACTGGGCCAGGACACCATTACTGAGATGGCAAGTTTGCCGGTAGGGAGCGTTCGGTGA
- a CDS encoding YbhB/YbcL family Raf kinase inhibitor-like protein, protein MKSSRDPYEALPQLPEFDITSTELQHGQTLPPAQRSGRMGIEGGLDQSPQLSWSGYPPETKSFAVTILDPDAPTGSGFWHWAAFNLPASTTSLPSGAAELGLPDGAIQLANDAGFPGFLGAAPPPGHGMHHYHVVVHALSVEKLDIPAEASPAYLGFNLFLHAIGRARLVGSFHQP, encoded by the coding sequence ATGAAATCATCGCGTGATCCGTACGAAGCACTTCCCCAGCTGCCCGAGTTTGACATAACCAGCACCGAGCTCCAGCACGGTCAGACGCTCCCACCGGCGCAGCGCAGCGGCAGGATGGGGATTGAGGGCGGCCTAGACCAGTCCCCGCAGCTCTCATGGTCAGGGTATCCGCCGGAAACCAAGAGTTTCGCCGTCACCATACTGGACCCGGACGCCCCTACCGGAAGCGGATTCTGGCACTGGGCTGCCTTCAACCTTCCGGCGTCAACAACGTCGCTGCCCTCCGGGGCAGCGGAGCTCGGTCTGCCCGACGGCGCCATACAGCTGGCGAACGATGCCGGGTTCCCCGGTTTCCTGGGTGCGGCGCCGCCGCCCGGCCACGGGATGCACCACTACCACGTGGTGGTTCACGCGCTGAGTGTGGAGAAGCTTGACATCCCTGCTGAAGCCAGCCCCGCATATCTAGGATTCAACCTCTTCTTGCACGCCATCGGCCGCGCACGGCTCGTCGGCTCGTTTCATCAGCCCTGA